In one Rhodothermus sp. genomic region, the following are encoded:
- a CDS encoding NifU family protein, with the protein MAPNDPELHRRIEEALDMIRPYLMTDGGSVRLLNVTEDYVVELELLGACGTCPMSLMTLRAGIEQVLKRAVPEITRVEAVQATS; encoded by the coding sequence ATGGCGCCCAATGACCCTGAGCTGCATCGCCGCATCGAGGAAGCGCTCGACATGATCCGTCCCTATCTGATGACCGACGGGGGATCGGTACGCTTGCTGAACGTGACCGAAGACTATGTGGTTGAGCTGGAACTGCTGGGCGCCTGTGGAACCTGCCCGATGAGTCTGATGACGCTTCGTGCCGGAATCGAGCAAGTGCTCAAGCGGGCTGTTCCCGAAATTACCCGTGTCGAAGCGGTTCAGGCTACCAGTTAA